A genomic segment from Gemmatimonadaceae bacterium encodes:
- a CDS encoding aldehyde dehydrogenase family protein, with product MSLHSVNPHGGELVATYDAHDTTAIGRRLDAAVAAQRDWRRRPLDARAAALRGIAAAIRRHAGTLATTATLEMGKPITQARAEVEKCATCCEWYATHIALLAAQPGATPGDEIRLEPLGVLFAIMPWNFPYWQVVRVLAPALLLGNTVVLKHAENVSGCALALAAAVHDAGVPDGLFTVLLVTRDAVPAIIADARIAAVTLTGSERAGASVARAAGEALKPVVLELGGSDPFIVWHDVDITAVAQAAAQARCVNGGQSCIAAKRFLVHDRIHDGFLREFTAAMQRVKVSDPRAFDTDVGPLVSVAARDALHAQVRATIHAGATVHLGCTNPGSPTAWYPPSIVTGIPDGTPMAIDELFGPVAGVWRVHDVDDAVTRANGTRYGLGASVWTGDATIAAELAQRLDTGSVMINQPVVSDPALPFGGVKASGHGRELGLAGLTAFANVKTIRGLPPR from the coding sequence ATGAGCCTGCACAGCGTGAACCCGCACGGCGGCGAGCTGGTCGCCACCTACGACGCACACGACACGACGGCCATCGGCCGCCGCCTCGATGCTGCCGTCGCCGCGCAGCGGGACTGGCGCCGGCGACCACTGGATGCGCGCGCCGCGGCGCTGCGTGGCATCGCCGCCGCGATCCGTCGCCACGCCGGCACCCTCGCCACGACCGCGACGCTCGAGATGGGCAAGCCGATCACGCAGGCGCGCGCCGAGGTGGAGAAGTGCGCGACCTGCTGCGAGTGGTACGCCACGCACATCGCGCTCCTCGCGGCGCAACCCGGCGCGACCCCGGGGGACGAGATCCGGCTGGAACCGCTCGGCGTCCTGTTCGCGATCATGCCGTGGAACTTTCCGTACTGGCAGGTGGTGCGTGTGCTCGCCCCGGCGCTGCTCCTGGGTAACACGGTGGTGCTGAAGCATGCGGAGAACGTGTCAGGGTGTGCACTGGCGCTGGCGGCAGCGGTGCACGACGCCGGCGTGCCGGACGGGCTGTTCACGGTGCTCCTCGTGACGCGCGACGCCGTCCCCGCGATCATCGCGGACGCACGCATCGCCGCCGTCACGCTGACCGGCAGTGAGCGCGCGGGCGCCTCCGTGGCCCGTGCCGCCGGTGAGGCGCTGAAGCCGGTGGTGCTGGAACTGGGCGGCAGCGATCCGTTCATCGTGTGGCACGACGTGGACATCACCGCCGTGGCGCAGGCCGCCGCGCAGGCCCGTTGCGTGAACGGGGGCCAGTCGTGCATCGCGGCCAAGCGCTTCCTCGTGCACGATCGCATCCATGACGGCTTCCTGCGCGAGTTCACGGCGGCGATGCAGCGGGTGAAGGTGAGCGACCCACGCGCCTTCGACACCGACGTGGGCCCGCTGGTGTCGGTGGCCGCCCGTGACGCGCTGCACGCGCAAGTGCGCGCGACCATTCACGCAGGGGCCACCGTGCACCTGGGCTGCACCAATCCCGGCAGCCCGACGGCGTGGTATCCGCCGTCGATCGTGACCGGCATCCCCGATGGCACGCCGATGGCGATCGATGAGCTCTTCGGTCCGGTCGCGGGGGTCTGGCGCGTGCACGACGTCGACGACGCCGTGACGCGGGCCAACGGCACCCGCTACGGCCTCGGCGCGAGTGTGTGGACCGGCGACGCGACGATCGCGGCGGAACTCGCACAGCGGCTCGACACGGGCAGCGTGATGATCAACCAGCCGGTCGTGTCGGACCCGGCGCTGCCTTTCGGCGGCGTGAAGGCCAGCGGTCACGGACGTGAACTGGGGCTGGCCGGCCTCACGGCATTCGCGAACGTGAAGACCATCCGCGGACTGCCGCCGCGCTGA
- a CDS encoding AI-2E family transporter — protein MIIPDTQAVVPATILSADGADLIPARPTGKFRAAGLLLVLGFGIIWALVPFAPGILGAAVFYVVTVHSFRWLVARRVPRSLAATLMLIVILLIILIPGGALVTVLIDEIPKALGSLDTGPLVAKVQGIRIGPVNLGEQLAKASGTIGSWISRQILGALGGAARGTLNLVIALLGLYYLLLAADDVWPKVKRFMPFNDADSEDLRGKFYEVTLATVLGVVVVAVVQGVLVGGAFAVFGLPNPIVWGTVTAIASVLPLVGSALVWVPAAIALFALGNVGQAIGLSVFCGVVVSNIDNLMRPLVAKRVGNLHPLTTLLGAFAGIEYVGLIGVLLGPLAITWFFEVLTIYDKEYGLTDRFNLLNKA, from the coding sequence ATGATCATTCCAGACACGCAGGCGGTGGTCCCCGCCACGATCCTCTCGGCAGACGGTGCGGACCTCATCCCGGCGCGCCCGACGGGGAAGTTCCGTGCCGCCGGCCTCCTCCTCGTCCTCGGCTTCGGCATCATCTGGGCGCTGGTCCCGTTCGCTCCGGGCATCCTCGGCGCCGCCGTCTTCTATGTCGTCACGGTGCACAGCTTCCGCTGGCTGGTGGCGCGCCGCGTGCCGCGCTCGCTGGCCGCGACCCTGATGCTGATCGTGATCCTCCTGATCATCCTGATCCCGGGCGGCGCGCTGGTCACGGTGCTGATCGACGAGATCCCGAAGGCGCTGGGCAGCCTGGACACCGGCCCGCTGGTCGCGAAGGTGCAGGGCATCCGCATCGGCCCGGTCAACCTCGGCGAGCAGCTCGCGAAGGCGAGCGGCACCATCGGCTCGTGGATCTCGCGGCAGATCCTCGGTGCGCTTGGCGGCGCGGCGCGTGGCACGCTCAACCTCGTCATCGCGCTGCTCGGCCTGTACTACCTGCTGCTCGCCGCCGACGATGTCTGGCCGAAGGTGAAGCGGTTCATGCCCTTCAACGATGCCGACAGCGAGGACCTGCGCGGCAAGTTCTACGAGGTCACCCTCGCCACCGTGCTCGGCGTGGTGGTCGTGGCGGTGGTCCAGGGCGTGCTGGTGGGCGGTGCGTTCGCGGTGTTCGGCCTCCCCAATCCCATCGTCTGGGGCACCGTGACGGCGATCGCGTCGGTGCTGCCGCTGGTCGGTTCCGCGCTGGTCTGGGTGCCGGCCGCCATCGCCCTCTTCGCCCTCGGCAACGTGGGCCAGGCCATCGGGCTCTCTGTGTTCTGCGGCGTGGTCGTGTCCAACATCGACAACCTCATGCGCCCCCTGGTGGCGAAGCGCGTGGGCAACCTGCATCCGCTCACCACGCTGCTGGGTGCCTTCGCGGGCATCGAGTACGTCGGCCTGATCGGCGTGCTTCTCGGCCCGCTCGCCATCACCTGGTTCTTCGAGGTGCTGACGATCTACGACAAGGAGTACGGGCTCACCGACCGCTTCAACCTCCTGAACAAGGCCTGA
- a CDS encoding PQQ-binding-like beta-propeller repeat protein, giving the protein MVGKSGVVRVVLTAVAVTLTACGSEGGTAPRTGDSTALVRPPPPARDTITVRAWARSSVTFPYTLDRIAIRSTSAFLTTGTNAVSAIDPRTGTVLWTRTDVSPGSFAGAAGVFQFALGAFDARQEVIVDALTGATRYTAPVPASGYVGTIGAVGTTVIGRTGSDTVVARNAHTGSLLWKVRVPFGDCGLIESARCLHYAGHGGTAFHFIRLSGGVVGGRYELVRVSDAGVVQSTAFVDPTAGGFPTFAMQPAVAVDSAGRVVVVTTFTGTTALDGATGAILWSAVRLSVSNGVLMEQPVVLLTGGADPLVHLVFRYMTSMSGGYSRETIRQATTGRVVRQVLRPAVGLDAVSVRPCGDAGMVLLRTGGRFIHTDTRTGTETAGQIVDATTGAPVEPPATATWVETFAPGALVYATGSGPDALVGFPCAP; this is encoded by the coding sequence ATGGTGGGGAAGTCCGGCGTCGTGCGGGTCGTGCTGACGGCGGTTGCCGTGACGCTCACGGCGTGCGGCAGCGAGGGCGGCACGGCGCCGCGGACCGGCGACTCCACGGCACTCGTCCGACCGCCACCGCCGGCGCGCGACACCATCACGGTGCGCGCGTGGGCGCGCAGCAGCGTGACCTTCCCGTACACGCTCGACCGGATAGCGATCCGCTCCACCAGCGCGTTCCTCACCACTGGCACGAACGCCGTGAGCGCCATCGACCCGCGCACCGGGACGGTGCTCTGGACCCGCACGGACGTCTCGCCTGGATCGTTCGCCGGTGCTGCAGGCGTCTTCCAGTTCGCGCTGGGCGCGTTCGACGCGCGCCAGGAAGTGATCGTCGATGCCCTCACGGGCGCCACACGCTACACGGCACCCGTGCCGGCATCCGGCTACGTCGGGACGATCGGTGCGGTCGGCACCACGGTCATCGGTCGCACCGGCAGCGACACGGTGGTCGCCCGCAACGCGCACACCGGCAGCCTGCTCTGGAAAGTGCGCGTGCCCTTCGGTGACTGCGGCCTGATCGAGTCGGCCCGCTGCCTTCACTACGCCGGCCACGGTGGCACCGCGTTCCACTTCATCCGGCTGTCCGGCGGCGTGGTGGGCGGCCGCTACGAACTGGTGCGCGTGAGCGACGCCGGCGTGGTGCAATCGACGGCGTTCGTCGACCCGACGGCCGGCGGGTTCCCGACCTTCGCGATGCAACCCGCCGTCGCGGTGGATTCGGCGGGCCGAGTCGTGGTCGTCACGACGTTCACCGGCACCACCGCGCTCGATGGTGCGACGGGTGCGATCCTCTGGAGCGCCGTCCGCCTCAGCGTGAGCAACGGCGTCCTGATGGAGCAGCCGGTGGTGCTGCTGACCGGCGGTGCCGATCCGCTCGTGCACCTCGTCTTCCGCTACATGACGTCCATGTCCGGCGGCTACTCGCGCGAGACGATCCGCCAAGCGACGACCGGCCGGGTGGTGCGGCAGGTGTTGCGCCCCGCCGTTGGGCTGGATGCCGTGTCGGTGCGGCCGTGCGGCGACGCCGGCATGGTGCTGCTGCGGACGGGCGGGCGCTTCATCCACACCGACACCCGCACCGGCACCGAGACGGCCGGCCAGATCGTCGATGCCACGACCGGCGCACCCGTCGAGCCCCCCGCCACCGCCACCTGGGTCGAGACGTTCGCGCCCGGCGCACTGGTGTACGCCACCGGCTCGGGGCCCGACGCCCTCGTCGGCTTCCCCTGCGCGCCGTGA
- a CDS encoding YifB family Mg chelatase-like AAA ATPase — MLASLRSAAVLGIDATSVTVEVNVSQGLPLWTIVGLADSVVKESKERVVAALRECGFRIPSLRVLAALAPADIRKIGNAYDLPIALGFLVATGQLRATALDNLVAIGELGLDGSLRAVRGSLSVARMLAAERGRATLLLPPANVTEAALVPGVPLATASSLKELVAALARGPLPPAGVPPVTTRLDTDIPDFADVVGQPTAKRALLIAAAGGHNVAMTGPPGTGKTMLARRLPGIMPPLTDSQLLDVVAVHSVAGTLSAAQLHGRLAPFRAPHHTVSTAGLIGGGSGPRPGEVSLAHGGVLFLDELPELQPAALEALRQPLEDRRVTIARVNGSVCFPSDILLVVAMNPCPCGFAGHATIACQCDERALARYRRRVSGPLADRIDLHVPVGTVPLAELDTTLRPPESDMLRETVIAARARQLDRGQALNATIAPRRLTTTGLFDPDALALLRDASDRLGLSARAWHRTLRVARTIADLAGAAPVTTGAVAEALRYRRTGPGTQASSGIRAIA, encoded by the coding sequence ATGCTCGCCTCACTCCGCTCCGCCGCCGTACTCGGCATCGACGCCACCAGCGTCACCGTCGAGGTCAACGTCTCCCAGGGCCTCCCGCTCTGGACGATCGTCGGCCTCGCCGACAGCGTCGTCAAGGAATCCAAGGAACGCGTCGTCGCCGCACTCCGGGAATGTGGCTTCCGCATCCCCTCGCTCCGCGTCCTCGCCGCCCTCGCGCCCGCCGACATCCGCAAGATCGGCAACGCCTACGACCTGCCGATCGCACTCGGCTTCCTGGTGGCGACCGGACAACTGCGCGCCACAGCCCTCGACAACCTCGTCGCCATCGGTGAACTCGGACTCGACGGCTCGCTCCGCGCCGTCCGCGGCTCGCTCTCGGTGGCCCGCATGCTCGCCGCCGAACGGGGCAGAGCCACCCTCCTCCTGCCACCCGCCAACGTCACCGAGGCCGCCCTCGTCCCCGGCGTGCCACTCGCCACCGCCAGCTCGCTGAAGGAACTCGTCGCCGCGCTCGCCCGTGGGCCCCTCCCGCCGGCCGGCGTGCCGCCGGTCACGACGCGACTCGACACCGACATCCCCGACTTCGCCGACGTCGTGGGCCAGCCCACCGCCAAGCGCGCGCTGCTCATCGCCGCCGCCGGGGGCCACAACGTCGCGATGACCGGACCGCCAGGCACCGGCAAGACGATGCTCGCGCGACGACTGCCGGGGATCATGCCGCCGCTCACCGACAGCCAGCTCCTCGACGTCGTCGCGGTGCATTCCGTCGCCGGCACGCTCAGCGCGGCGCAGCTCCACGGTCGCCTCGCCCCGTTTCGCGCACCGCATCACACCGTCAGCACCGCAGGCCTCATCGGCGGTGGCAGCGGCCCGCGCCCCGGCGAGGTGAGCCTCGCGCATGGCGGTGTGCTCTTCCTGGACGAATTGCCCGAGCTCCAACCCGCCGCGCTCGAGGCGCTCCGCCAACCTCTGGAAGACCGGCGCGTCACCATCGCTCGCGTCAACGGCAGCGTGTGCTTCCCGTCGGACATCCTGCTCGTCGTGGCCATGAACCCATGCCCGTGCGGCTTCGCCGGTCACGCCACCATCGCCTGCCAGTGCGACGAGCGCGCCCTCGCCCGCTACCGCCGACGCGTTTCCGGCCCGCTCGCCGACCGCATCGACCTCCACGTCCCCGTCGGCACCGTCCCGCTCGCGGAACTCGACACCACCCTGCGCCCGCCGGAGTCGGACATGCTCCGCGAAACGGTCATCGCGGCGCGCGCCCGCCAGCTCGACCGCGGACAGGCGCTGAACGCGACCATCGCCCCGCGCCGCCTGACCACCACGGGACTCTTCGACCCGGACGCCCTCGCACTCCTCCGCGACGCCAGCGACCGACTCGGCCTCTCCGCCCGCGCCTGGCACCGGACCCTCCGGGTGGCACGGACGATCGCCGACCTCGCCGGCGCCGCGCCCGTCACCACCGGCGCCGTCGCCGAAGCCCTCCGCTACCGACGCACCGGACCGGGCACCCAGGCCAGTTCCGGGATTAGAGCAATCGCATGA
- a CDS encoding PAS domain S-box protein, translating to MPNSRTSPPRHTHAAPIGSAPPTRAPEGRDRGSSNPDDATPPAVGATLRALVGTLESLGDAVIVTALDGEIAIWSAAATALLGWQEGDALGMSLVELLDPAPADVGVTRPPGFLDGAAWHGPATVAHRSRGKFVVHLSLAPVVLDTSVEPPVPGLLLRIRPWPDRARPQRGDALDAALLERALEHVNDLVLITTGSAHDAASARIVYVNQSFERVTGYSRDEVLGRAPSMLRGPDSDREASARIDDAVRDRTRIREELLHYTRQGEPLWLDIDVIPVQSPVGNYLQWVAVERDVTSQKGQEVALRAREERLRLAMNAVWDGLWDWHVPTGYCYYAPRWYAMLGFPEHALPPHIDTFLDLLHPQDLPRCEQALKDHFDGRTDTYALEVRLRTVDNQWRWVLTRGTVVERDQHDRPVRMVGTHTDIALRKQAELALRTSEDRFRTLTMASPLGIFLTDADGNCTFATPRMHDLWGAPADSLLGRGFLDAAHPDDRQRVAQAWQRAVREGGELSIEYRVVRPDGSTRWVCERTAAHKDGNNVTGFVGTVEDISAAKAAAEDRRRLETQMQHAQKLESLGVLAGGIAHDFNNLLVGILGNASLAREDLEPGTATEELLTDIETAARRAAELTMQLLAYAGKGRFNVQPLDLSKAVREMSTLLQSAISKRATLSLGLADDLPLIDADNTQVRQVIMNLLTNASDALQDQNGGIVLRTGMMHADAAYLAACLAADGVEPGAFVFVEVADTGVGMDADTLPRIFEPFYTTKFTGRGLGLAATLGIVRGHRGAVHVHSTPGDGTVFRVLFPTVDKQIPSSRTPRSVIGIARTGTILVVDDEDTVREVARRMLVRSGYRVIEAADGAEALRLFEEHQAVITAIVLDVTMPRMSGTEVVAELRRRGNTVPIVLASGYSAQSLAAPASGDTRPVFVQKPFVTRELLDGIDAALERDANRPR from the coding sequence ATGCCGAACTCCCGCACCTCCCCACCGCGACACACGCACGCCGCGCCGATCGGCTCGGCGCCGCCGACGCGCGCCCCGGAGGGCAGGGACCGCGGCAGCAGCAACCCGGACGACGCAACGCCGCCGGCCGTCGGTGCCACCCTTCGCGCCCTCGTCGGCACACTCGAGTCGCTCGGTGACGCCGTCATCGTCACCGCGCTCGACGGCGAGATCGCCATCTGGAGCGCGGCCGCCACGGCGCTCCTCGGCTGGCAGGAGGGCGACGCGCTCGGCATGTCGCTCGTCGAGCTCCTGGATCCCGCGCCGGCCGACGTCGGCGTCACGCGACCCCCCGGGTTCCTCGACGGCGCCGCCTGGCACGGCCCCGCCACCGTGGCGCACCGGTCGCGCGGCAAGTTCGTCGTGCACCTCTCGCTCGCGCCCGTCGTCCTCGACACCAGCGTCGAACCGCCCGTGCCGGGACTGCTGCTGCGCATCCGCCCGTGGCCCGACCGCGCACGGCCGCAGCGTGGCGACGCCCTCGATGCCGCACTGCTCGAGCGCGCGCTGGAACACGTGAACGACCTCGTGCTCATCACCACCGGCTCTGCACACGACGCCGCCTCCGCGCGCATCGTGTACGTCAACCAGTCCTTCGAGCGCGTCACCGGGTACTCGCGCGACGAAGTCCTCGGGCGCGCACCCTCCATGCTCCGCGGCCCCGACTCCGATCGCGAGGCCTCCGCCCGCATCGATGACGCCGTCCGCGATCGCACGCGCATCCGCGAGGAGCTCCTGCACTACACGCGGCAGGGTGAGCCCCTCTGGCTCGACATCGACGTCATTCCCGTGCAGTCCCCCGTGGGGAACTACCTGCAGTGGGTGGCCGTGGAACGCGACGTCACGTCGCAGAAGGGACAGGAGGTGGCCCTGCGCGCGCGCGAGGAGCGGCTGCGCCTCGCGATGAACGCCGTGTGGGATGGCCTCTGGGACTGGCACGTCCCCACCGGCTACTGCTACTACGCCCCGCGCTGGTACGCGATGCTCGGCTTTCCCGAGCACGCACTGCCGCCACACATCGACACCTTCCTCGACCTGCTCCACCCGCAGGACCTGCCGCGCTGCGAGCAGGCGCTCAAGGACCACTTCGACGGCCGCACCGACACCTACGCCCTCGAGGTGCGCCTGCGCACCGTCGACAACCAGTGGCGCTGGGTGCTCACCCGCGGCACCGTCGTCGAGCGCGACCAGCACGACCGCCCCGTGCGCATGGTCGGCACCCACACCGACATCGCCCTCCGCAAGCAGGCCGAACTCGCCCTCCGCACCAGCGAGGACCGCTTCCGCACGCTCACCATGGCGTCGCCGCTCGGCATCTTCCTCACCGATGCCGACGGGAACTGCACGTTCGCCACCCCGCGCATGCACGACCTCTGGGGGGCCCCCGCCGACTCGCTGCTCGGACGCGGCTTCCTCGATGCCGCCCATCCCGACGACCGGCAACGCGTCGCCCAGGCCTGGCAACGCGCCGTGCGCGAGGGCGGGGAACTGAGCATCGAGTACCGCGTCGTCCGCCCCGACGGCTCCACCCGCTGGGTCTGCGAACGCACCGCGGCACACAAGGACGGCAACAACGTCACCGGCTTCGTCGGCACCGTCGAGGACATCTCCGCCGCCAAGGCGGCCGCCGAGGACCGCCGCCGGCTCGAGACGCAGATGCAGCACGCCCAGAAGCTCGAGAGCCTGGGCGTCCTCGCCGGCGGCATCGCCCACGACTTCAACAACCTGCTCGTCGGCATCCTCGGCAACGCCAGCCTCGCCCGCGAGGACCTCGAACCCGGCACCGCCACCGAAGAGCTGCTGACCGACATCGAGACGGCCGCGCGGCGCGCCGCCGAGCTCACCATGCAGCTGCTGGCCTACGCCGGGAAGGGGCGCTTCAACGTGCAGCCGCTCGATCTCTCGAAGGCCGTGCGCGAGATGTCCACGCTCCTGCAGTCCGCCATCTCCAAGCGCGCCACCCTCTCCCTCGGGCTCGCCGACGACCTGCCCCTGATCGACGCCGACAACACCCAGGTGCGCCAGGTCATCATGAACCTGCTCACCAACGCCTCCGACGCGCTCCAGGACCAGAACGGCGGCATCGTGCTCCGCACCGGCATGATGCACGCCGATGCGGCGTACCTCGCTGCCTGCCTCGCGGCCGACGGCGTCGAACCCGGCGCGTTCGTGTTCGTCGAGGTGGCCGACACCGGCGTCGGCATGGATGCCGACACCCTGCCGCGCATCTTCGAGCCGTTCTACACCACGAAGTTCACCGGGCGCGGGCTCGGCCTCGCGGCCACCCTCGGCATCGTGCGCGGCCATCGCGGGGCCGTCCACGTGCACAGCACCCCCGGCGACGGCACCGTCTTCCGCGTGCTCTTCCCGACCGTCGACAAACAGATCCCGTCCAGCCGCACCCCGCGCTCCGTCATCGGCATTGCGCGCACCGGCACCATCCTCGTCGTCGACGACGAGGACACCGTGCGCGAAGTCGCGCGGCGCATGCTCGTGCGCAGCGGCTACCGGGTCATCGAGGCGGCCGATGGCGCCGAGGCGCTGCGGCTGTTCGAGGAACACCAGGCCGTCATCACCGCCATCGTGCTCGACGTGACCATGCCGCGCATGAGCGGCACCGAGGTCGTCGCCGAACTCCGCCGGCGCGGCAACACGGTGCCGATCGTCCTCGCCAGCGGCTACTCCGCACAGTCGCTCGCCGCACCGGCCTCGGGTGACACGCGCCCCGTCTTCGTGCAGAAGCCGTTCGTCACGCGCGAACTCCTCGACGGCATCGACGCCGCACTCGAACGGGACGCCAACCGCCCGCGCTGA
- a CDS encoding sigma-54-dependent Fis family transcriptional regulator codes for MNRRILVIDDEAPIRSALGQLLEYEGYEVRTVSNGADGLTEYDRFRPHLVFSDVKMAGMDGLDVLRALRARDSRALVVMISGHATLATAVEATQAGAYDVMEKPLDTDRILVLLRNALRHLDLVEENATLLEQLDARREIVGQSHAITALLERVDKVAATPARVLITGENGTGKELVARAVHRGSARAKKPFVEVNCAAIPGELIESELFGHMRGSFTGAIADRPGKFEQADGGTLFLDEIGDMSLAAQAKVLRVLQDGVVTRIGGSKPVQVDVRVLAATNKELEHEIAEGRFREDLFYRLNVVPISVPALRERREDIPLLIAFFVQQMAQRDGIAPRRFAPEAIAALTELDWSGNVRELRNTVERLLILAGGDGITVADVHRLVGRPSADTAGLGALMQCKSFEDFKLAAEEAFLRVKLREHDWNVSETARALDMPRSNLYKKIERYGLVRAGMAAT; via the coding sequence GTGAACCGTCGCATTCTCGTCATCGATGATGAAGCCCCCATCCGCTCCGCCCTCGGCCAGCTCCTCGAGTACGAGGGCTACGAGGTGCGCACCGTCAGCAACGGCGCCGATGGCCTGACCGAGTACGACCGCTTCCGGCCGCACCTCGTCTTCAGCGACGTGAAGATGGCCGGCATGGACGGCCTCGACGTCCTGCGTGCACTCCGGGCCCGGGACTCGCGTGCCCTCGTCGTCATGATCAGCGGCCATGCCACGCTCGCCACGGCGGTCGAGGCCACGCAGGCCGGCGCCTACGACGTGATGGAGAAGCCGCTCGACACCGATCGGATCCTCGTGCTGCTGCGCAACGCGCTTCGCCACCTCGACCTCGTCGAGGAGAACGCCACCCTCCTCGAGCAGCTCGATGCGCGCCGCGAGATCGTGGGGCAGAGCCACGCCATCACCGCACTGCTCGAGCGGGTGGACAAGGTCGCCGCCACCCCGGCACGCGTGCTCATCACGGGCGAGAACGGCACCGGCAAGGAACTCGTCGCCCGCGCCGTGCACCGCGGCTCGGCCCGTGCGAAGAAGCCGTTCGTCGAGGTCAACTGCGCGGCCATTCCCGGGGAACTCATCGAGAGTGAGCTCTTCGGACACATGCGGGGCTCGTTCACCGGCGCCATCGCCGACCGCCCCGGCAAGTTCGAGCAGGCCGACGGCGGCACGTTGTTCCTCGACGAGATCGGCGACATGTCGCTCGCCGCGCAGGCCAAGGTGCTCCGCGTGCTGCAGGACGGCGTCGTCACCCGCATCGGCGGCTCCAAGCCGGTCCAGGTCGACGTCCGCGTGCTCGCCGCCACCAACAAGGAACTCGAGCACGAGATCGCCGAGGGCCGGTTCCGCGAGGACCTGTTCTACCGGCTGAACGTCGTGCCCATCAGCGTGCCGGCCCTGCGCGAGCGGCGCGAGGACATCCCGCTGCTGATCGCGTTCTTCGTGCAGCAGATGGCGCAGCGCGACGGCATCGCCCCACGGCGCTTCGCCCCCGAGGCCATTGCCGCGCTCACGGAACTCGACTGGAGCGGCAACGTCCGCGAGCTGCGCAACACGGTCGAGCGGCTGCTGATCCTCGCCGGCGGCGACGGCATCACCGTGGCCGACGTGCACCGCCTCGTCGGCCGCCCCAGCGCCGACACCGCCGGCCTCGGGGCGCTCATGCAGTGCAAGAGCTTCGAGGACTTCAAGCTGGCCGCCGAGGAGGCGTTCCTGCGCGTGAAGCTCCGTGAGCACGACTGGAATGTGAGTGAGACGGCCCGCGCCCTCGACATGCCGCGCTCCAACCTGTACAAGAAGATCGAGCGCTACGGCCTGGTGCGCGCCGGCATGGCCGCCACCTGA
- a CDS encoding GNAT family N-acetyltransferase produces the protein MARVNRYGQAIGDAVLNWAPPPAPERTPIRGTRCDLEPLDIEAHCDALYEANARGDGSAWTYLFAEPPASREAYAAYLADNLLGLDPLCHAIIDRASGAAVGVASYLRITPAHGCIEVGHINFSPALQRTPIATEAMYLMMRHVFELGYRRYEWKCDALNAPSRAAAQRLGFSFEGVFRKAIVYKGRSRDTAWFSITDDEWPAVRAAFEQWLAPGNFDAHGSQRVQLRWLTAPLLRAVG, from the coding sequence ATGGCACGCGTGAACCGGTACGGCCAGGCCATCGGTGATGCCGTCCTGAACTGGGCGCCGCCGCCCGCGCCGGAGCGCACCCCCATCCGCGGCACGCGATGCGACCTCGAGCCGCTCGACATCGAGGCGCACTGCGATGCGCTGTACGAGGCCAACGCCCGCGGCGACGGCAGTGCCTGGACGTACCTGTTCGCCGAGCCCCCGGCCTCGCGCGAGGCGTACGCGGCGTACCTCGCCGACAACCTCCTCGGGCTCGACCCGCTCTGCCACGCCATCATCGACCGCGCCAGCGGCGCGGCGGTCGGTGTTGCGAGCTACCTGCGGATCACACCGGCCCACGGCTGCATCGAGGTGGGCCACATCAACTTCTCGCCGGCGCTGCAGCGCACCCCGATCGCCACCGAGGCGATGTACCTCATGATGCGCCACGTCTTCGAGCTGGGCTACCGGCGCTACGAGTGGAAGTGCGACGCGCTCAACGCGCCGTCGCGCGCCGCCGCGCAGCGGCTCGGGTTCTCGTTCGAGGGGGTCTTCCGCAAGGCGATCGTCTACAAGGGCCGCAGTCGCGACACGGCCTGGTTCTCGATCACCGACGACGAGTGGCCGGCGGTGCGCGCCGCGTTCGAGCAGTGGCTGGCACCGGGGAACTTCGACGCGCACGGGTCGCAGCGGGTGCAACTCCGGTGGCTCACGGCGCCGCTCCTCCGGGCCGTCGGCTGA